TCGGCTTGAGCGGCCTTTGTGGCGCGAGTCTTGATTTGGCCGAAGGCGAACGGCACGGCCCGCGGATTGCCATGCGGCGCGAGCGCGTCGATCCACGGACCACCTGGGTAGCCGAGACCGAGCAGCTTGGCGACCTTGTCGTAGGCCTCGCCCGCCGCGTCGTCCACCGTGCGACCCACATTGCGATAGGTCCACGTGTCATTCGCCGCCTGTTCCGCAAGATACAGATGCGTGTGGCCGCCTGAGACAACCAGCGCCAGCAGAGGAAGCTCCATCGGAACACCCGCTCGCTGTCGTGCTTCGAGCAGCACAGCGTGGATGTGGCCTTCGAGATGGTTGACGGCAACCAACGGCTTGCCGAGGCCGAAGCTGAGCGCCTTCGCATAGGTAATGCCGACCAGCAGCGCGCCTGCCAAGCCGGGTCCTTCGGTCACGGCAACAGCGTCGAGATCGGCGAGAGCAACTTTGGCTTGCGCGAGGGCTTCGCGGACGACGGGTACGATGTTGCGCAGGTGCTCGCGGCTGGCCAGCTCCGGGACGACTCCGCCGTAGTTGGCATGCAGCGACATCTGCGATGCAACCACATTGGAGAGCGCGGTGCTTCCTGCGCGCACG
This is a stretch of genomic DNA from Edaphobacter acidisoli. It encodes these proteins:
- the tsaD gene encoding tRNA (adenosine(37)-N6)-threonylcarbamoyltransferase complex transferase subunit TsaD — its product is MAEAAGLILGIESSCDETAAAVVRAGSTALSNVVASQMSLHANYGGVVPELASREHLRNIVPVVREALAQAKVALADLDAVAVTEGPGLAGALLVGITYAKALSFGLGKPLVAVNHLEGHIHAVLLEARQRAGVPMELPLLALVVSGGHTHLYLAEQAANDTWTYRNVGRTVDDAAGEAYDKVAKLLGLGYPGGPWIDALAPHGNPRAVPFAFGQIKTRATKAAQAEHSKHSSSQKPGKPAPAFDFSFSGIKTAARRYVETHHMKPGIEYRHAELAANPQIKPQSPEAVQLCNPQTLDLIASFQHAVVGNLLRQTFAAAEAFGARGIIVSGGVAANRELRRRFQAEADRRSLPVAFPSLALSTDNAAMIAAAAWPKFLAGNFAPEDLGATPQLRLGQQ